The region tgacaatctggttatgttgactaaaCTAACACGATCCCAGTACTCAATGGACTCCGTCTTCTTAGGGGTAATAAAAAATtggggatctttctgttctgcctTTACTAAActgataacagatcagatgtatTGACATCATGAGtaacatcctgagtctgtcataccagaatttcaaattcaaacttgACAAATGAGAGTGAAAAGCGTGTAATCTGAATCTAGACGGGACTCGTGCAATAGCACGACTTTTTTAAAATCACACGAGTTTTTTACTAATACTTGTATAATGCAATAGTATATTTttgagtaaaaaataaaattaacgacGTCACAAACAAAAATTAAACTATAAGAGAAATTATAATAATACCaccattataattttaaatacaaaCGTAATTTCagaataaaaatacataaaaatatttttcaaacacTTTTTCTATCCTACCACGCAATGACAAATCATCCTTACACACTTTGAAACTTCATTTGGAAGACAAACAGTTCTAGGGAAAACTTTATCCTCTTCACAAATAGCTCCtgaaatgtcaaaaaataaaagaaaaaataaatgttaATAATATGGAATGGAAACTTGTGAATAaggtaaaataaaatattagttaaAAAAAATGAGCATACCATCGGTCACAAAGATATGAGAAGAAAAATAACTATAATGTAAACTGTTATAAACATTTAtactagtggatgtccatccctcttcttattcttcatcttcctattccactttAATGTACTTAATTTTCTACCTTCCTTGGgtcctataaataagactcatgttacaatgtaaagttcacccttgagaagaatataatactatgttgcttgttctcttctcttcctaTCTTTTAATCTCTATATAGTTTCAATTAgtttataacacgttatcagcacgacgcTCTCAGAACTACTAAGTATGTCAAATCTTACAAAATTGGATTTTGGGGCTCTTGATATTTCGAGAAAGAACTATTTGACATGGGCCCTAGACGCCCAAATTCATTTAAGCGCATAAGGTCACAGTGACACTATTAAAGAAGGAACTAaatcatctgatcaacaaaaggcAAAAGCCATGATATTCCTTCGTCGTCACCTTCACGAGGATCTTAAAAATGATTATCTTACCGTAACTGACCCACATGTCTTGTGGAAAAATTTTAAAGATAGATATGATCATCAAAAAACGGTTATCCTACCAAAAGCTCGATATGAATGGATGCATTTACGTTTGCAGGATTTTAAAAGTGTAAGTGATTATAATTCTGCAATGTTTAGAATAACTTCTAAGTTATTATTATGTGGAGAAAAAGTAACTGATGAAGATATGCTAGAAAAAACATTTTCCACTTTTCATGCATCCAATGTGCTCCTGCAGCAGCAGTATCGAGAAAAGGGGTTTATTAAATATTCTGACCTAATATCTTGTCTTCTTGTGGCTGAGCAAAATAATGAACTATTGATGAAAAATCACGAGGCCTGTCCCACTGGTACAACTCCATTCCCAGAAGTGAATGTGGCAAGGCACGACCACTATAGGAAAAATCGTGGTCGCGGTCGTGCATACGCACGTGGTCGTGGTCGTGGTCGTAATTATGCTCATGGTCTTGGTTTTGATCGTGGTCGCAATGGGAATCATAAAAACACATATTTCCACCCGAAGTGGAAAAAtgttgaaaagaatgaaaaagagggtcAGAGTagcaaaacaaatgaaaatatttGCTATCGTTGTGGAGGAAAAGGTCATTGAAGTCGCACTTGTCGTACTCCAAAACACCTTGTTGATCTTTATCAAAAATCactgaaaaataaaaaggaaaggatCGAGACTCACTTtgctaatgaagatgatgattcagaTTAGGGTAATATGGATGTTACCCATTTAGATATTGGTGACTTCTTTGCTGATCAAGAAggaaaaattgatcaccttattgGAGATGGAAGCGTCAAGAAATAAAATTTGTggaaattttctttttatgttttatggatgttttgaattttattttctaataataatagAGTGTGTTTTCTACTTGTTTGTTTACATAATTTACTATTTAAATAATTTGTGTTTTAAATGTGCGCTTATAACTTattgttaaaaaatattattattgttctTAGAATGAATATGGACGCTAGCTCCAGTAATGAAGATATATGCCTTGCTGACAGTGCAACAACCCACACAATTCTCAAGCATAAAAcatatttttctaatttagtGAATCGAAAAACTGATGTCAGTACTATTTCTGGCACCTCAAAAATAATTGAAGGCTCTGGAAGAGCCCATATGTTGTTACGTGGTGGAACAATATTGCACATTGATAATGCATTATATTCCCCCAAGTCCcatagaaatttattaagtttcaaAGATATCCGCCTAAATGGATACCATATTGAAACAGGAGATGATGGAGGGATTGAACATCTGTGTATTACAAAACACAATTCAGACACAAAATGTGTAATGGAAAAGCTATCAGCTTTATCCTCTGgcctgtactacacttatattagtacaactgAAGCACATGCAACtgtaaaccagaagtttacaAATAATGATAAATTTCTAATTTGGCATGACCGGTTGGGCCATCCCGGTTATATAATGAtgcgaaaaataattgaaaattcatgTAGTCATCAATTAATGAGTAGGGAAATTATTCAATCGAATAAGTTCTCATGCAGCTCTTGCTCACAGGGGAAGTTGATAATTCGGCCATCACCAACAAAAATTGGAAATGAATCTATCAATTTTTTAGAGCGTATACATGGTGATATTTGTGGGCCAATACACCCATCATGTGGACTATTtagatattttatggttttaattgaTGCATCAACTAGATGGTCACATGTTTGTTTGTTGTCAACTCGTAACCAGGCGTTTGCGAGATTGCTAGCTCAATTGATTCGAATAAGAGCTCATTTCCCTGATTATCCTGTCAAGAAAATTCGTCTTGATAATGCTGCAGAATTTTCATCTCAAGCATTTAATGAGTATTGTATGTCTATTGGGATTGACATTGAACACCCAGTGGCAC is a window of Vicia villosa cultivar HV-30 ecotype Madison, WI unplaced genomic scaffold, Vvil1.0 ctg.002370F_1_1, whole genome shotgun sequence DNA encoding:
- the LOC131638677 gene encoding uncharacterized protein LOC131638677 codes for the protein MIFLRRHLHEDLKNDYLTVTDPHVLWKNFKDRYDHQKTVILPKARYEWMHLRLQDFKSVSDYNSAMFRITSKLLLCGEKVTDEDMLEKTFSTFHASNVLLQQQYREKGFIKYSDLISCLLVAEQNNELLMKNHEACPTGTTPFPEVNVARHDHYRKNRGRGRAYARGRGRGRNYAHGLGFDRGRNGNHKNTYFHPKWKNVEKNEKEGQSSKTNENICYRCGGKGH